In Bos indicus isolate NIAB-ARS_2022 breed Sahiwal x Tharparkar chromosome 19, NIAB-ARS_B.indTharparkar_mat_pri_1.0, whole genome shotgun sequence, the following proteins share a genomic window:
- the LOC109574424 gene encoding asialoglycoprotein receptor 1, translating into MTKEYQDLQHLDNEENDHQHRKRPLPPHSFSRRLCTGPSLLLVSMGLSLLLLVVLCVIGSQNSKLQEELSALRETFSNLTVSTEAKVKALSVQGGNVGRKVKSLESQLEKQQQELNADHSSLLLHVKQFVSDLRSLSCQMAVLQGNGSEKACCPVNWIDYEGSCYWFSRSGKPWPEAEKYCQLENAHLVVVGSWEEQKFIQHHMGPVNTWIGLMDQNGPWKWVDGTDYETGFKNWAPEQPDDWYGHGLGGGEDCAHITVDGRWNDDVCLRPYRWVCEAQRDGGNDS; encoded by the exons ATGACAAAGGAGTATCAAGATCTTCAGCATCTGGACAACGAGGAGAATGACCATCAGCACAGAAAAA GGCCACTGCCTCCTCATTCATTCAGTCGGCGTCTCTGCACCGGACCCAGCCTCCTCCTGGTCTCCATGGGCCTTAGCCTCCTGCTGCTAGTCGTTCTCTGTGTGATCGGATCCCAGA ACTCCAAGCTGCAGGAGGAGCTCAGCGCCCTGAGAGAGACCTTCAGCAACCTCACAGTGAGCACAGAGGCCAAGGTCAAGGCCCTGAGCGTTCAGG GAGGAAATGTGGGCAGAAAGGTGAAGTCCCTGGAGTCCCAACTGGAGAAACAGCAGCAGGAACTGAATGCAG ATCACTCCAGCTTGCTGCTCCACGTGAAGCAGTTTGTGTCTGACCTACGAAGCCTGAGCTGTCAGATGGCTGTCCTCCAGGGCaatg GCTCTGAAAAAGCCTGCTGCCCAGTGAACTGGATCGATTATGAAGGCAGCTGTTACTGGTTCTCTCGCTCCGGGAAGCCCTGGCCAGAGGCTGAGAAGTACTGCCAGTTGGAGAATGCCCACCTGGTGGTGGTGGGCTCCTGGGAGGAGCAG aaaTTTATCCAGCACCACATGGGCCCTGTAAATACCTGGATAGGCCTCATGGATCAAAATGGGCCCTGGAAATGGGTGGACGGGACGGACTACGAGACGGGCTTCAA GAACTGGGCACCAGAGCAGCCAGATGACTGGTATGGGCACGGGCTCGGAGGGGGTGAAGACTGTGCCCACATCACGGTGGACGGCCGCTGGAATGATGATGTCTGCCTGAGGCCCTACCGCTGGGTCTGTGAGGCCCAGCGGGACGGAGGCAATGACAGCTAA